In one window of Candidatus Sulfuricurvum sp. RIFRC-1 DNA:
- a CDS encoding ribonucleotide-diphosphate reductase subunit beta, which translates to MKRKQIYNPTSTEHVNDRQIFGGNPTGIFELNNIKYQWAYNLWEMMLNNTWFPKEVDMTRDAVDYKYLTEMEKTAYDKALSQLIFMDSLQTNNLMDNVNPYVTAPEVNLILVRQSFEEALHSQSYAVMVDSISQNSEEIYDLWRRDMMLKTKNDSIAARYNDLANDPSESAFVKACFANQILEGIYFYSGFTYIYTLARSGKMLGSAQMIRFIQRDEVTHLVLFQNIINTLRRERSDLFTEELLEEVYDMFRKAVALEVAWGQYITQGQILGLTNEIVEQYIQHLADNRLTAVGMKPLYNVANPIKWVDDFSKFNDQKTNFFEGTVTNYSKGSLSFDDF; encoded by the coding sequence ATGAAGCGTAAACAAATTTACAATCCAACCTCCACCGAACATGTAAACGATCGCCAGATTTTCGGCGGAAATCCTACCGGTATTTTCGAACTCAATAATATCAAATATCAATGGGCCTATAACCTCTGGGAGATGATGCTCAACAACACATGGTTCCCTAAAGAGGTCGACATGACCCGTGATGCGGTAGACTACAAATACCTCACCGAAATGGAAAAAACGGCCTACGACAAGGCTCTCTCCCAGCTCATTTTCATGGACAGCCTCCAAACCAACAACCTGATGGATAACGTGAATCCCTACGTCACTGCCCCTGAAGTAAACCTCATTTTGGTACGCCAAAGTTTTGAAGAGGCACTTCACTCTCAAAGTTACGCCGTTATGGTCGATTCGATCAGCCAAAACTCTGAAGAGATTTACGATCTCTGGCGTCGTGATATGATGCTCAAAACCAAAAATGACTCCATCGCCGCACGTTATAACGATCTTGCTAACGATCCATCAGAGAGTGCTTTTGTTAAAGCGTGTTTTGCAAACCAGATTTTGGAAGGGATCTATTTTTACAGCGGATTTACCTACATCTACACCCTCGCCCGTTCAGGGAAAATGCTCGGTTCCGCACAGATGATCCGCTTTATCCAACGCGATGAAGTGACCCATCTCGTCTTATTCCAAAACATCATCAACACCCTCCGACGCGAGCGTAGCGATCTCTTCACGGAAGAATTGCTCGAAGAAGTTTATGATATGTTCCGCAAAGCAGTAGCACTGGAAGTCGCATGGGGACAATACATTACCCAAGGACAAATTTTGGGGCTAACAAACGAAATCGTGGAACAATATATCCAACATCTTGCCGATAACCGTCTTACAGCTGTGGGAATGAAACCTCTCTACAACGTTGCTAACCCGATCAAATGGGTCGATGATTTCTCTAAATTTAACGACCAAAAAACCAACTTCTTCGAGGGGACAGTAACCAACTACTCCAAAGGAAGTCTCAGTTTTGACGACTTCTAA
- a CDS encoding carbon-nitrogen hydrolase family protein, translating to MTTSKTRPIVSLCFETSEDFAKNLERLESLIDQSPQDAVIVAPEVVLSGFAYDRFEEAAQFTETALEKLLTSVGNRLLIFTAITKKGGEFYNIAYALHNSQILYTQPKAKLFALGNEHNYFEAGREEGIVPFLFEGIKIGILICFELRFKSLWQQLEGCDIIAIPAQWGKLRSEHFVILTNALAVMNQCYVIASDADNTDTSAMSGIITPFGGEIRNNGSEILTSHYESRTVESMRRYLNIGIQ from the coding sequence TTGACGACTTCTAAAACCCGTCCCATCGTCTCGCTGTGCTTTGAGACGAGTGAAGATTTTGCTAAAAATCTAGAGCGTCTCGAATCACTCATCGATCAATCCCCGCAAGATGCTGTTATTGTCGCTCCCGAAGTAGTCTTGAGCGGTTTTGCGTATGATCGATTTGAAGAAGCGGCACAATTTACCGAAACGGCACTCGAAAAACTCCTCACATCTGTTGGCAATCGTCTTTTGATCTTTACCGCGATTACCAAAAAGGGCGGGGAATTTTACAACATCGCCTACGCCCTCCATAACTCCCAAATTCTCTACACCCAACCAAAAGCAAAACTTTTCGCACTGGGAAACGAACATAACTATTTTGAAGCCGGAAGAGAAGAGGGGATCGTCCCATTTCTCTTTGAGGGGATCAAAATCGGGATTCTCATCTGCTTTGAACTCCGTTTCAAGAGCCTTTGGCAACAGTTAGAAGGGTGCGATATTATTGCCATCCCTGCTCAATGGGGAAAACTGCGCAGTGAGCATTTCGTTATCCTTACCAACGCACTCGCCGTAATGAACCAGTGCTACGTTATCGCCTCTGACGCAGATAATACCGATACCAGCGCCATGAGCGGTATTATCACCCCTTTTGGCGGAGAGATACGCAATAACGGCTCCGAAATACTAACATCCCATTATGAAAGCCGTACCGTAGAGTCCATGCGACGCTACCTCAACATAGGAATACAATGA
- a CDS encoding protein-L-isoaspartate(D-aspartate) O-methyltransferase, whose amino-acid sequence MSIDKITAIKTTRMAEEITKKFPLRPVIKTAIINTNREEFVPLAMRHNAYRLDALPIGAQQYISSPLTVAKMTQYLSPEGCDSVLEIGCGSGYQAAVLSHVFRRVFTIERIESLLLEAKERFRHLRLGNIHTRTDDGQNGWEQYAPYDRILFSASARIIPQKLFHQLAEGGILIAPIDKGREQVITRFTKQGGVIHEDTLEVCDFVPVLNGVVRK is encoded by the coding sequence ATGAGCATCGATAAAATAACCGCAATTAAAACAACCCGTATGGCTGAAGAGATTACCAAAAAGTTTCCTCTGCGCCCTGTTATCAAAACCGCTATTATCAACACGAATCGAGAAGAGTTTGTCCCACTGGCGATGCGCCATAACGCCTACCGTCTCGATGCGCTCCCGATCGGCGCACAACAGTACATCTCCTCACCGCTGACGGTCGCAAAAATGACCCAATATCTAAGCCCCGAAGGGTGCGACAGCGTCCTCGAAATCGGATGTGGAAGCGGCTATCAGGCGGCCGTTCTTTCTCACGTTTTTCGCCGCGTTTTTACGATCGAGCGGATCGAATCGCTCCTTTTGGAAGCCAAAGAGCGTTTTCGCCATTTGCGTCTGGGAAACATTCACACCCGTACCGATGATGGTCAAAACGGATGGGAACAATACGCACCTTATGACCGGATTTTGTTCTCAGCATCCGCACGCATCATCCCCCAAAAACTCTTTCATCAGTTAGCGGAGGGGGGAATCTTGATCGCTCCGATCGATAAAGGACGCGAACAGGTGATTACCCGTTTCACGAAGCAAGGCGGTGTCATCCATGAAGATACCCTCGAAGTGTGCGATTTTGTCCCGGTACTTAACGGAGTGGTGCGCAAATGA
- a CDS encoding RsmB/NOP family class I SAM-dependent RNA methyltransferase → MSLPEAFRERLEKIVPQERFDTIVKTFDAPKRVTFRFNPLKTSPEALEAELEHEGIPYERVGWEILSGVYRIAPEDKLRLTQTSAFYDGRLYIQNLSSMIAPVLLAPKPEETVLDLAAAPGGKTLMLAGMMENTGWLSAVELQRERFFRLCDNLKHQGVTNAHTYMTDGRSVGKKCPEMFDRILLDAPCSSEARFKTHEPKSMSYWSVHKVKETSKLQRRLLLSAFDALKPGGKLLYSTCSFSPEENESPLQHLLERHGDRLKTIPLTLPFDNVQKPLTRWGKEIYDERMQNAVRILPTDTIDGFFICLLEKLA, encoded by the coding sequence ATGAGTCTCCCGGAAGCCTTTCGTGAGCGTTTAGAGAAAATTGTTCCGCAGGAACGGTTTGATACGATCGTCAAAACCTTTGATGCACCCAAGCGGGTCACGTTTCGTTTTAACCCTCTAAAAACCTCACCTGAAGCACTCGAAGCCGAGCTGGAACACGAAGGGATCCCTTACGAGCGGGTAGGGTGGGAGATCTTATCGGGCGTTTATCGCATCGCTCCGGAGGATAAACTCCGTCTCACCCAAACCTCTGCTTTTTATGACGGGCGTCTCTACATCCAAAACCTCTCGTCGATGATCGCCCCTGTGTTGCTCGCACCCAAGCCCGAAGAGACCGTCCTCGATCTCGCCGCCGCACCCGGGGGTAAAACTCTGATGCTGGCAGGTATGATGGAGAATACCGGATGGCTCTCCGCCGTAGAGCTTCAGCGTGAGCGTTTTTTCCGCCTCTGCGATAATCTCAAACACCAAGGGGTAACCAACGCCCACACTTACATGACCGATGGCCGCAGTGTCGGTAAAAAGTGCCCTGAAATGTTTGACCGAATCTTGCTCGATGCGCCGTGTTCCTCCGAAGCACGATTTAAAACCCATGAACCCAAATCGATGAGCTATTGGAGTGTCCACAAAGTCAAAGAGACCTCCAAACTCCAACGCCGATTATTGCTCTCGGCGTTCGATGCCCTCAAACCGGGGGGCAAATTGCTCTATAGTACCTGTTCGTTTTCCCCCGAAGAGAATGAAAGCCCCCTTCAGCACCTCTTAGAGCGCCATGGAGACCGTTTAAAGACCATACCCCTCACATTGCCCTTCGATAACGTCCAAAAGCCCCTGACGCGCTGGGGAAAAGAAATTTATGATGAACGGATGCAAAACGCCGTCCGTATTTTGCCGACCGATACGATTGATGGGTTCTTTATCTGTTTATTGGAGAAATTGGCGTGA
- a CDS encoding low molecular weight protein-tyrosine-phosphatase translates to MKSILFVCLGNICRSPIAEGVARKLIEECAHTIAVDSAGTGGSHVGEAPCEHSVTVARNHGIDISPIRARQVKKADFNAFDLIVALDSSNYRDLKALGCQNLVKLGDYGHNGADVPDPYFFNGFEGFEHVYTMIESCVNVLVNSVRPEPLKG, encoded by the coding sequence GTGAAATCGATCCTCTTCGTCTGTCTCGGTAATATCTGCCGCTCACCGATTGCAGAAGGTGTTGCGAGAAAGCTGATAGAAGAGTGCGCTCACACTATAGCGGTTGATTCAGCGGGGACAGGGGGTTCACATGTGGGAGAGGCACCGTGTGAACACTCCGTTACCGTCGCCCGTAATCACGGTATCGATATTTCACCTATTCGTGCCCGTCAGGTGAAAAAAGCCGATTTCAACGCCTTTGATCTGATCGTCGCGCTCGATTCATCCAACTATCGCGATCTCAAAGCATTAGGATGTCAGAATTTGGTGAAATTAGGCGATTATGGACATAATGGGGCGGATGTACCCGATCCGTACTTTTTTAACGGTTTTGAAGGGTTTGAGCATGTTTATACGATGATCGAGAGTTGTGTGAATGTATTAGTGAATTCCGTTCGCCCTGAGCCGCTCAAAGGGTAA
- a CDS encoding ribonucleoside-diphosphate reductase subunit alpha translates to MLTIVKRNGRREPLDITKIQKYTSAAVKGLVNVSQSELEVDAQIQFRDGINSNEIQHTLIKTAVDKIDIDSPNWTFVASRLFLYDLYHRVNGFTGYGSLQSYFERGEAEGRILLGLRDKFDLAELDTYIVPERDLEFNYLGVKTLYDRYLIKDRQGDPIELPQHMFMAVAMFLAQNESDRQGWAKKFYDMMSKFEVMMATPTLSNARTNRHQLSSCYIGSAPDNIEGIFDAYKEMALLSKFGGGIGWDWTQVRAMGSFIDGHKNAAGGTVPFLKITNDIAIAVDQLGTRKGAIAVYLEPWHMDVKDFLDVKKNSGEERRRAHDLFPALWINDMFMKRVVEDGIWTMFDPFDVKELSELYGDAFEKRYLELEQDPNVIKEHTKAKDLWKKILTSYFETGSPFLCFKDSANRANPNDHFGIIRSSNLCTEIFQNTQPNHYLIKIKYEDGSFVTFEEDEIVKVDSGIEKPANKVTALDSLGGRPIYIVEKEKVDGATAVCNLASVNLSRVHTKEDIDRIVPVAIRALDNVIDLNFYPLEKVKRTNLRSRAIGLGVMGEAQMLAENRIVWGSQEHFDKVDEVMEAVSYNAILASSNLAVEKGSYAEYEGSKWSRGILPMDHATAEVQNLVDRGGLFAPNYEWDELRETIKKQGMRNGYLMAIAPTSSISILTGTTQTIEPIYKRKWFEENLSGLIPVVAPKLSPETWGYYTPAYDLDQTILVKAAAIRQKWIDQGQSLNIFITLDRASGKYLNDIYMLAWKLGLKSTYYLRSQSPEQKQDTADRSMECEGCQ, encoded by the coding sequence ATGCTAACCATTGTTAAACGTAACGGACGCCGCGAACCGTTGGATATTACAAAAATTCAAAAATATACCTCTGCAGCTGTTAAAGGTCTTGTAAACGTATCGCAAAGTGAATTGGAAGTGGATGCACAAATCCAGTTTCGCGACGGTATTAACAGTAATGAGATTCAACACACACTTATTAAAACCGCAGTCGATAAGATCGATATCGATTCCCCTAATTGGACGTTTGTAGCATCTCGTCTCTTTTTATATGACCTTTATCACCGTGTAAACGGTTTTACCGGCTACGGCTCTTTACAGAGCTATTTTGAGCGTGGCGAAGCCGAAGGGCGTATCTTACTCGGTCTGAGAGATAAATTCGATTTGGCGGAGTTAGATACGTACATCGTTCCTGAACGTGATTTGGAATTTAACTACCTCGGCGTTAAAACATTGTATGACCGTTATTTGATCAAAGATCGCCAAGGCGATCCGATCGAGCTTCCTCAGCATATGTTTATGGCAGTTGCGATGTTCTTGGCACAAAATGAGAGCGATCGTCAGGGATGGGCGAAAAAGTTCTATGACATGATGTCCAAATTTGAAGTGATGATGGCAACCCCTACTCTCTCCAATGCCCGCACAAACCGTCATCAGCTTAGCTCATGTTACATCGGTTCTGCGCCGGATAATATCGAAGGTATTTTTGATGCCTATAAAGAGATGGCATTGCTTTCTAAATTCGGCGGAGGGATCGGCTGGGATTGGACGCAGGTTCGTGCTATGGGTTCATTCATCGACGGTCATAAAAATGCCGCCGGCGGAACCGTACCGTTCTTGAAAATTACCAACGACATCGCTATCGCAGTCGATCAGCTCGGAACGCGTAAAGGGGCTATCGCCGTTTATCTCGAGCCGTGGCACATGGACGTCAAAGATTTCCTCGATGTGAAGAAAAACTCAGGAGAAGAGCGCCGACGTGCTCATGACTTGTTCCCGGCGCTATGGATCAACGATATGTTTATGAAGCGTGTCGTCGAAGACGGTATCTGGACGATGTTCGATCCGTTTGATGTCAAAGAGCTCAGTGAGCTTTACGGTGATGCGTTTGAGAAGCGTTACCTCGAACTTGAACAAGATCCGAATGTGATTAAAGAGCATACCAAAGCGAAAGATCTTTGGAAAAAGATCTTGACCTCATATTTTGAGACAGGAAGTCCGTTCCTATGTTTCAAAGACAGTGCGAACCGTGCCAATCCGAATGATCATTTCGGAATTATCCGCAGTTCGAATCTTTGTACCGAAATTTTCCAAAATACGCAGCCGAATCACTATTTGATTAAAATTAAATATGAAGACGGCTCGTTTGTCACGTTCGAAGAAGATGAGATCGTTAAAGTGGACAGCGGGATCGAAAAACCGGCGAACAAAGTTACGGCACTTGATTCTCTCGGAGGACGTCCGATCTACATCGTCGAAAAAGAGAAAGTAGACGGTGCGACGGCGGTATGTAACCTCGCGTCGGTGAACCTCTCACGTGTTCACACCAAAGAGGATATCGACCGTATCGTTCCGGTTGCGATTCGTGCCCTCGATAATGTTATCGACCTGAACTTCTATCCGTTGGAAAAAGTCAAACGGACCAACCTTCGTAGCCGTGCGATCGGTTTGGGTGTTATGGGTGAAGCGCAGATGCTCGCGGAAAACCGCATCGTATGGGGGAGTCAGGAACACTTCGATAAAGTCGATGAAGTGATGGAAGCGGTGAGCTATAACGCGATTCTCGCTTCGTCGAACCTTGCGGTCGAAAAAGGGTCTTACGCCGAGTATGAGGGTTCCAAATGGAGCCGTGGAATCCTCCCGATGGATCATGCAACGGCAGAGGTGCAAAACCTCGTGGATCGCGGCGGATTGTTTGCACCGAACTATGAGTGGGACGAGCTTCGTGAAACGATTAAAAAACAGGGGATGCGTAATGGCTACCTGATGGCGATCGCTCCGACAAGCTCGATCTCGATCCTCACGGGGACAACGCAGACGATTGAGCCGATCTACAAACGCAAATGGTTTGAAGAGAATCTCTCAGGTCTTATTCCGGTCGTTGCACCGAAACTCAGTCCTGAGACGTGGGGATACTACACTCCGGCGTATGATCTCGATCAAACGATCCTCGTTAAAGCGGCGGCTATCCGTCAGAAATGGATCGATCAGGGGCAAAGTCTCAATATCTTTATTACCCTCGATCGTGCCAGCGGTAAATATCTCAACGATATCTACATGCTCGCATGGAAACTGGGTCTCAAATCGACCTACTATCTCCGCTCCCAATCACCGGAGCAAAAGCAAGATACGGCAGACCGCTCGATGGAGTGTGAAGGGTGCCAATAA